A stretch of Imperialibacter roseus DNA encodes these proteins:
- a CDS encoding WD40/YVTN/BNR-like repeat-containing protein, giving the protein MKKLISVWLPVLAAIVISPFSLFAQSSIKTSDLFGDIRARHIGPALMSGRISDIDVVNSKPEVIYVGAAGGGVWKSQSAGALFTSVFDEHTQSIGKVTIDQNHPDTVWVGTGETWVRNSASVGDGIYKTTDGGSSWKNMGLKDSERISDIIVDPTNSNTVYVGVLGHLWNDHEERGVYKTTDGGETWQKMLYVNPQTGCADLTMDPEDPNTLYAAMWDFRRTPYSFRSGGPGSGLHKTTDGGKTWTKVTQGLPKGTLGRLAVEIAPSNRNIIYLSVEADREEEKGLYRSDNAGESFTLVNGDFNNKVRPFYFARLTVSPSNEKIVYKCGLQLIMSEDSGATFKIIDSGMHSDIHAVWIHPTDSKFNLAGTDGGLYRTLDNGNTYTMFMNLPLAQYYHVSVDMEEPFNIYGGLQDNGSWRGPSKSQGGIASKDWQFVLGGDGFAAHVDSEDKNVVYAEAQGGEISRVNLLSADSKDIKPYPRVGEAEFRFNWNAPIHKSPSNPKRLYFGSQFLFMSEDKGESWNRLSPDLTTNDPTRQQQKQSGGLSTDNSAAENNTTIYAIAESPLDEKLIWVGTDDGNLQVTTDGGATWTNVSPNISGLPAKSWCTSVEPGHFDKNTIYVTFDHHRMGEIQPYLFKSADLGKTWVSLATPDISGYALSVREDLVNQNLIFLGTEFGLYISVDGGSNWGRFSNNVPKVGVRDMVIHPRDNALVLATHGRGVIIIDDLPALRALTPEVMDKPFTFFDSPQAYTSGFDFGGGWFGGAGEFVGQNPNEAPRIIYFQQKRHVFGKMFIQVFDEAGDMIKELPAGKSAGVNIVDMPTRMDKPKAAPTNNRMSLIGNVFGPDLPGGTYKAVVTKGKETFETTYTVGYDPKSPHSVEDRKLQEQTVRKLYDMTEQMAWVYDVSSKLQQQAEDLARSQPKLAKKATAYARSVQVFKDNLVFLGGDFYVNEDERLSEKISQIYGTITRYPGRPSQSHLDRIATLEADFKVEQLKFAALTGEELQKLNSAIEKAGVEALKVQSFEAFKASE; this is encoded by the coding sequence ATGAAAAAACTTATATCTGTGTGGTTGCCTGTTCTGGCGGCCATTGTCATATCTCCGTTTTCTCTATTTGCCCAGTCTTCTATAAAAACAAGTGACCTTTTTGGAGACATCAGGGCACGACACATTGGCCCGGCGCTGATGAGCGGAAGAATTTCTGATATCGACGTGGTCAACAGCAAGCCCGAAGTAATTTATGTCGGAGCAGCTGGAGGAGGTGTATGGAAATCGCAGAGTGCCGGGGCTTTGTTTACATCAGTTTTTGACGAGCATACCCAATCAATTGGTAAGGTGACCATTGATCAAAACCACCCCGACACTGTGTGGGTCGGAACGGGCGAAACCTGGGTAAGAAACAGTGCGTCGGTAGGCGATGGCATCTACAAAACCACTGACGGAGGTTCTTCATGGAAAAACATGGGGCTGAAAGACTCCGAAAGGATCAGCGATATTATTGTTGACCCCACCAATTCAAATACCGTGTATGTGGGCGTGCTGGGCCATCTTTGGAATGACCACGAAGAGCGTGGGGTTTATAAAACAACCGATGGTGGAGAAACATGGCAAAAGATGCTTTATGTCAACCCTCAAACTGGCTGTGCTGACCTCACAATGGATCCGGAAGATCCGAATACACTGTATGCAGCCATGTGGGACTTCCGCCGTACGCCGTATTCGTTTAGATCAGGAGGGCCGGGAAGTGGATTACATAAAACTACCGATGGCGGCAAGACCTGGACTAAAGTAACCCAGGGCCTGCCTAAAGGCACACTGGGCAGGCTGGCAGTGGAAATTGCGCCGTCTAACCGCAATATTATCTACTTATCAGTGGAGGCGGACAGGGAAGAGGAAAAGGGACTCTACCGGTCTGATAACGCCGGTGAATCATTTACCCTCGTCAATGGCGACTTTAACAATAAAGTGAGGCCTTTCTACTTTGCCAGGTTGACGGTTTCTCCTTCCAACGAAAAAATTGTTTATAAATGCGGGCTGCAATTGATCATGTCGGAAGACAGCGGTGCTACCTTTAAAATCATTGACAGCGGCATGCACTCCGACATCCATGCTGTGTGGATTCATCCTACCGATTCAAAATTCAATTTGGCAGGCACTGATGGCGGGCTTTACAGAACGCTCGACAATGGCAATACCTATACAATGTTCATGAACCTGCCGCTGGCACAATACTACCATGTGAGCGTTGATATGGAGGAGCCTTTTAATATTTATGGTGGGCTTCAGGACAATGGCTCGTGGAGGGGGCCATCCAAAAGTCAGGGAGGTATAGCCAGCAAAGACTGGCAGTTTGTGCTGGGGGGCGATGGCTTTGCTGCCCATGTCGATTCAGAAGACAAAAATGTAGTGTATGCCGAAGCTCAGGGCGGCGAGATAAGCCGGGTGAACCTACTCTCTGCTGACAGCAAAGACATCAAACCTTACCCAAGGGTAGGCGAAGCGGAGTTTCGTTTCAATTGGAATGCGCCGATTCACAAAAGCCCGTCAAACCCGAAACGACTTTACTTTGGTAGCCAGTTCTTGTTTATGTCGGAAGACAAGGGAGAATCATGGAATCGACTTTCTCCCGACCTGACCACCAACGACCCAACCCGTCAACAGCAAAAGCAGTCTGGTGGTCTTTCGACCGACAACTCAGCGGCTGAAAACAACACAACGATTTATGCCATTGCCGAGTCGCCGCTCGATGAAAAACTGATTTGGGTAGGTACTGATGATGGCAACCTGCAGGTAACCACCGATGGAGGAGCTACATGGACAAATGTTTCTCCCAACATCTCAGGATTGCCCGCTAAAAGCTGGTGTACGAGCGTGGAGCCTGGTCACTTCGATAAAAACACCATATATGTCACGTTCGATCACCACCGGATGGGCGAAATACAACCTTACTTGTTTAAGAGTGCTGATCTTGGTAAAACATGGGTTTCACTTGCAACACCTGATATTTCTGGCTATGCCTTGTCGGTGCGGGAAGATTTAGTGAATCAAAATCTCATATTTCTTGGCACTGAATTCGGGCTCTACATTTCAGTGGACGGCGGATCAAATTGGGGTAGGTTCTCCAACAACGTGCCGAAAGTTGGCGTCAGAGACATGGTGATTCACCCAAGGGACAATGCCCTGGTTTTAGCAACCCATGGCCGGGGTGTTATCATCATCGATGATTTGCCAGCGCTGAGGGCACTTACTCCGGAAGTCATGGACAAACCTTTTACTTTTTTTGATAGTCCTCAAGCCTATACTTCAGGCTTTGATTTTGGTGGTGGTTGGTTTGGTGGAGCAGGCGAATTCGTGGGGCAGAACCCTAATGAGGCTCCTCGTATTATCTACTTTCAGCAGAAGCGACATGTATTCGGCAAAATGTTCATTCAGGTGTTTGATGAGGCGGGTGATATGATCAAGGAACTTCCGGCTGGCAAGTCGGCCGGTGTCAATATTGTGGACATGCCCACCAGAATGGATAAGCCAAAGGCAGCTCCGACCAACAACCGGATGTCGCTGATTGGTAATGTATTTGGCCCTGACCTGCCTGGCGGCACCTATAAGGCAGTGGTGACGAAGGGCAAGGAAACGTTTGAGACTACTTACACTGTTGGCTACGACCCCAAGTCGCCGCACTCTGTCGAAGACCGAAAGCTGCAGGAGCAAACTGTGCGGAAACTTTATGACATGACAGAGCAGATGGCCTGGGTATACGATGTGTCTTCGAAGTTGCAGCAGCAAGCTGAAGATTTGGCCAGGAGCCAGCCTAAGCTGGCAAAGAAGGCAACAGCCTACGCCAGGTCGGTTCAGGTATTTAAAGACAATCTGGTGTTCCTCGGAGGGGATTTCTATGTCAATGAGGACGAACGACTCAGTGAGAAGATAAGTCAAATTTACGGCACAATCACCCGCTACCCAGGCAGGCCTTCACAGTCTCACCTGGATAGAATAGCCACGCTGGAAGCTGATTTTAAAGTCGAACAGCTGAAGTTTGCTGCCTTAACTGGCGAAGAGCTACAGAAATTAAATTCGGCTATTGAAAAAGCAGGAGTAGAGGCACTGAAAGTGCAGAGCTTTGAGGCATTCAAAGCGAGTGAATAA